GAAAGACGCGAGAAGTTCTGGAAGCATGAGAAAGTCGGAGATTGATTTGGCAAGACACCCCTTGGCGATATCTTCCGTCGGCGGTAATTGCCGCCAGTAGGGCTCGCCGATGAGAATGATTCCTCCGGCGCGGAGGCTCCGCGCCAGAAGCGCGATGGTGCCGCCGACTCCCCCGGCGATCCAGGTGGCGCCGACACAAGCCGCCACGCTGACCTTCTCGTCAGAGACATAGCCGGCGGCATTGCCATGGATGAACTTGACTTGATCGGCCACGCCGAGCTCTACGGCGCGGAGTTTCGCCTGCTCGGTGAACAACCGGCTCATGTCAATGCCGGTGCCGATGATGCCGTGATCGCGCGCCCAGGTGCACAACATCTCCCCCGAACCGCTGCCGAGGTCGAGCGCCCGGTCTCCCGGTTCCAGACGCAGCGCCGCGCCGAGAGCGGCGAGCTTTTCGGGTGTGATCGGGTTGTGGATGCGGTGAGCGCTTTCAGTGATGTTGAAGATACGCGGGATGTCCATGTGAAAAATTTCCTTGCGGGTGTGGATAGATTCGGTTGCGACCTAACCATTAAAACATAATCTTTTGACCTGAGAGCTTGCTCTTAAGCAAGTTGAGCGGTCAAGTTGACCAATATTCATGTCAAGTCATTTGATGGTAGGACAATTGTCATGCAAAGTCAACGAGGAAAATCCGGGGTTGGACTTTTGCAAGGCCCGTTCCAGCGCCTGCCGGTCAAACATTTCAAAAGGGGGAATTTCATCCTTTTTTCCGCGGCTTTGAAGCGCGGCGGCGTATTGCGACCAGAGCTCTTTTGCCTTTTCACGGAGTCTGGCCGCGCCTGCCTTTCCGCCGCGTGCGCGCAGATGATCCTGATATAAAAGCCCCTCAATGCGGGCGCCGGCATCGGCCTGGGGCAGGGCGGCGATATCGGTCTGTTCGCAGTCAAGGATGTAGTTTTCAAATGTCATCCGGGCGCGCAAAGGCGGTTCTTCGGCCAGCATTTTTTCAAATAATTTCCGCGCGTCATCATTCCGTCCGTAGGCATTGAAAATAAAGGCGGCTTCGGCCAGAAAATTGAGATAGGCCGGCCGGAAAGCGTCATTTTGCCGGAGTTTAACGGCGTCTTCATAGGCTTTCAGGGCGCCGGGCAGGAGGTCAAGGCGAGGCGTGGCTAGGTAAATGCCGGCATCCGGGTCCATGAAAACTCTGCCCTGCCGGAATTCATCGGCCATGGCTTGATATAACATCTGGTCGCACTGGCCGGTGTCTTGGCCGGGGGCGGCTTCGTGCAGTCCGCGGTAAGCCCAGTAAAGGGCGTGCGTGTCGGCCAGCCGCCAGTCCAGTTGTCCGTAATCGCGTTCAATTGACTGCATGATTTCCGGCAAGAGCTTGTATTTTACGCGCAGGCATTGCGTTTTTTCTGGCTCGGAATCCAACTGCCGGTAATCGGGCCGGGGCCCGCGGAAAAGATTCTCCATTTCCAGGGCCAGCTTGAATTTATAATAAACGTGCATGTCATCCCAGTCCTGGCCGATCTTATGCTGGTAAAGCCAACCCAGTTCCCGGCATAAAACCGGGTTACCGGGGTTGTATTTCAGGGCGTTATCGCGGAGCAGGCCGATGCCGTTTTTCACCCAAAGCCACCGGTATTCCGGGGCCGGGTAAAGGATGCTGATGTTGTAGGCCATGTTCCAGGCGTGGAATGCCCAGACGGTCGTGAACTGCGGTTCCAGTTTTGTGATCCAGTCGGCCAGCTGGACGATCTCAAAAACCCTGCCTGTCTTTTGAAGGGCGATCATGCGCATCCAGAGAAGGTCAACCAGCAGTCCGCGGAATCCGCCGAGCGCGGTGGTGGTCAGAACG
This DNA window, taken from Kiritimatiellia bacterium, encodes the following:
- a CDS encoding class I SAM-dependent methyltransferase; its protein translation is MDIPRIFNITESAHRIHNPITPEKLAALGAALRLEPGDRALDLGSGSGEMLCTWARDHGIIGTGIDMSRLFTEQAKLRAVELGVADQVKFIHGNAAGYVSDEKVSVAACVGATWIAGGVGGTIALLARSLRAGGIILIGEPYWRQLPPTEDIAKGCLAKSISDFLMLPELLASFGHLGCDVVEMVLSDQDGWDRYEAAKWLTMRRWLEANPGDAFAKDVRAKLTSEPGRYAAYTREYLGWGVFALMPR